The nucleotide sequence TATATTGCACTCTATTATATACTGACGGTCTTTTTCAAAGTCTGATTCGACCTCCACCAGCATAAGTTTTACTTGCACTCCTTCAGCCCTTCCTTCTCCTACAGCCAGAAGCTTACCTTCTTCCATATCAAAATCCCCCTGGGTATTCGAAGCAAAAACCGCTGCAGAGTGGTCATACTTGCATTTTCTGTTTTGTACAAGTTTTATCCTGCAATTCTTAAGAATGCTCATTACTTCCATATCTATATATGAATCTATTTCAATGGCTGAGGATATCACCTTTTCACAACCTAAGTCCCTAAGAAGCGGTGTTATAGTATCATATAAGCTATTGTTAGAATCGCTGAGCTTTTTGAATTTGTTTAGAATCTCTTCATTATCTTTCCACAAATCCTTCAGTGCAGCCATAAGTGCCGTAGTACTTACACCACCGCTCCAATTTACATAAATTCTCTTCATAAATGTGCACCTCTTTGTCATAGAATATATCTATATTATATCAGTAATGTTCTTGTAAAGGTCAACATTTGTTGATACAATTATTTTACAGGGAACATATGGTTGAAAGGAGATTTTACAATGAAAGAAATCCGAAAAAGAACAGCGGAAATGTTGAGAGATCGGAAAAATATGCTGGAGGTAAAGGACACTACCATAGGAATAGATGCCTTTATCGATAAAATTGTCCGAGTTGTACATAGCAAGGACGATGAAAATGGTTATACTTTCTTTAATGATATCGCACAGTTCGGTAAACACCTCATAACTAAAAGTGGTATGAGCTGCGGAATTGAGGTCTGCGAGAGATTTACCAAGCTTGGTGGAA is from Clostridium thermarum and encodes:
- the larC gene encoding nickel insertion protein produces the protein MKRIYVNWSGGVSTTALMAALKDLWKDNEEILNKFKKLSDSNNSLYDTITPLLRDLGCEKVISSAIEIDSYIDMEVMSILKNCRIKLVQNRKCKYDHSAAVFASNTQGDFDMEEGKLLAVGEGRAEGVQVKLMLVEVESDFEKDRQYIIECNIDDMNSEGYDYIFNKLLDNGALDVYITPIIMKKGRPAVKLSVLCTEKNKEEIEHIIFNETSTFGVRSFAVEKKMLKRSFGKVTVYDEEVRVKYGYLDDKVVKAKPEYEDCKAIASKLGMGINRVYMEAVRKIEIENIKKTEIMENTEDT